The nucleotide window AGCCATGTGATTTCTAGACATGTCTtcatgcaaaataaaaaaaaaaataagaacttaaataaaattataatcacAAAGTTCTATATTATTTCCTAAGGATcatttaaaaacataatatatcaAGTCGTGGTAAAACCATAAAACATCTGAAGCGAGAATAGAATATAATTAAAGTACTTCTTAATCTCTTAAATGACTAATGTTTCGAGGTCTGTGAAGTTGAGATTTCCCAAATAGAAGCTCTCAAACGTGCCACAATTTTTCATGCCCTTGATggtgttttggagaaaaaaagtACTTACTAAGCTCTCAACATATATTCTTTAACAGAAGTGACTACATACTACACCGTAGAGTTTTCTTAAACACTAGTTGGTTACTGGTGTGGGATGCATATAAGGATTCAGAACTGCAGTATTAATGGGGAGGGGATCGAGTTATTTGAAAAGTAACTATGTGCAGAGTTACAGTTCAATAACTCAATATATACACTAATCACAGACAGTGTTGcagtaaaatataattgaaatgatgaatATACTAGAAACTGGTATGGCGGCTGCTAGGATAGGATAGCCTCGCAGTATAATTGGAGAAGTTGTAAAATACTGCGacatatgattttgtttttgtttttgtttccaaGCAATATAATAGCAAAACTAGGATAGCCTCACAGTATTCGTAGCAGATTCATCAAAGTCTGTTATGCTGCAGCGTAACAACATTGCTATcgctgctatttgacaaaacttttaaatttttatggaGAAGCTAAATGAGAGAACTTAAAGAAAGTTGAGGGGAAGAATTTGATTTCCACATTATGATTTTTCAGAAAACTAAGATTCAGATTACTCATGTTTATTGCAAGATCATTTCAACTTGCTCTTTTCAATGAGTACATGGAAATGTTTAACCGAAATAACTATATCTCAAACACCATGTTGAATACTTTTAACATGGCTTGTTATCAACATTTCGACCTATTATCATTTCCTTATAAATATGATAAGTCATGTAATATGACTACAAGGTCAActcttaattaataatattcaaGAAAAGCAAGAAACGGTTaactgtgtgtgtgtgtgtgtgtgatattGTATATCAGCATGCGAATCAAAAGAAAATCTTACACGTCGTCACGCTCTTTGGCTAAAACAGACATGGCAATAGATAGGAATGCAGCATCAAGATTGAAGTCCATTTTTGCGGATGTCTCGAAGTAAGGAATGTTCCCTCTCGAAGCACACCACGCCCTTGCTTTCTCATCAGAAACCTGTACCGAACATAATTAGAACCTTGTgcagaagatgaagaaatatatattataagtgCAATAGCTTTTGCATACCACTCGACTGCTCCCGCCATCAACATCTACTTTGTTTCCAAGTAGTATAATTGGAGGAGTCGTAGAATCATCAGGGGTTCCCTGTTTCACAAAACATTAATCTTAACCAATCCCTACCTGTAATGGAAAACCCAAACTGAagaatttgtaatattttgaagAGGAACATGGATGTCCATAGAGAAATCAAAGAATGAAAATAATGTAGAGACTTGAGGTTTCGACACTATGCACTGTCACTAAACTAACTGTTAGAAATTTGTCATATCAACGAATTTGAACATCATGTGGATTCAAACCTTTTCGAAGAGAAAAACTATTACCAGAGCAGTCTAATTACATAACAAATCAAACAGTGATATATTCAAATAGAAGAATTTGAATGCTTCATTCACACAGAAAAAATCAATGATCCAGGTTATATAATTTACTTACAGGAATTCAAAGAAGGCAAGAAAGGAAAAGGATATCCAGAAGTGCTATATAATAGTGTTGCCAAATATCGGCCATAGTGGCGCCATGGCAGAGATCATCGCTAGTTTTTGGCTTTTTGCCATGGCCAATTTTGTGAAGGATGGCAGCGCCACGGAACCATACTCAGATATTGTGGCGCTATATGTAGGATAACATTGGCTCTCTGCCAAGGTCTGCCATCGATAACAGTGATATACAAtacaacaaaaaaccaaaaactagCATCAAACTATGATTGTTCGAAGCCATGTATGTAACAACATGCACTATCTTAGTATAGGGAGCCAAGTATGTGTGAGTATAAGGTTATGTTGTCTGAATGCAATGACATCCTGTTTAGTGCCACATTGGCACCAGTTAGTTTCCGACAGCCTGTAACGCGTCACATGTTATGAGTTAGTTTCCGACAGTTAAAAATAACAAGTTTTTTAGCTCAATGAACTCCCAATATCTAGTGGGCTCAAATATCTTCAAGCAGAAAAATTACTACGCAGAGAAGTCCAGGTTTTACAATctagaaaaattgttttattcaataagaataagaatatcGGCCATAGTGGCACCATGGCAGATGGCGGTGGCAGGTTTTTGGATTTCCGCCATGGCCAATTTTATGAAGGACGGTGGTGCCACGGTGCCATACTCAGATATGGCAGCACCATACATCGGCTGGTATGTCAGCTTTTTGTCTCTCTGCCATGGTCTGCCATTGATATATAATAAAGCAAAAAAGCAAAATCTAGCATTGAACTATGATTTTTGGAAGCCATGAATGTAACAATATGTACTATATTAGTATAGTGAACCAAGCATGTGGGAGTATAAGGTTCTTTTGTCTCAAAGAAATGACAGCCTGTTCAGTGCCACATAGGCACCAGTCAGTTATGCCTTTGACAGCTGGTAACGTGTCACATCTTACAGGTTAGTTTCTCACAGTTCTAAACTGTCTCGGTATTTTAGAGTGATTGAAGGTTACTATCAACTTAGATGAATTATCAGCCAATTTACAAATACTTGTAACCCGAACTATCAAGTTCAGTTTTTTGAGAatcaataaatatatgaaaattctCTATcattttttctctgtttttcttgtcATAGATCTCTAGTTCGAATTTATGACGATCTTTAGCGCTGGAGCAGAGAACAAAACCGGCAGAAAGAAGCTGTTATGAAGAGAACGAAGAAAGTGAAACTGACTACGGCAACCAGTGAAGTATAGAAAAGAGATACAGCAGTAAAATGTGATAGACAAATAAGCTAACACCACCAATAATAAGAAGACTTGGGCCTCTAAGAAATGTGGAATGTGTAGAGGATGTTCAAGCTGTCAGTGATGCGACGCTAATGGTCGCGAGTTATTACATAATCAAATATAATTACTGTTAGAATGCTATCTGAAATAATACACAAAAATATGAGGCTCCCTATTGCCATCATAATTTTAGAAGTCATAACTTGTCGCACAAACCTCAAAAGAATCTATTCTTGATACTCATTTTGAATTATCAATTGAAAAATTGTAAGAGGGCCAAGGCCTCAAGCCTATCAGGCAAATCacacaaattaacaaaatcagAAATATAGAGATGGCATAGTAAACCTTTTCTACAAACTCCGCGTGCCAGTTCTTAAGTGCATCAAATGATTTCATGTGATTAATATCGTAGATAAGTACACAGCAGTCAGACCCTCTATAAAATGAAACACCACGACTTTGAAATCGCTCCCTCCCAGCAGTGTCCCATATCTACAATCCAGACACATAAAACAATGAGATATACACAATCTACGTAAGAATATACAATGAAGTAGAAAACTCACTTGTAGAGTCACGGGTTGGTCACCAATCTTCAATTCTTTTGTGAAGAAATCGGCACCGATTGTACCTTTATATTCCTTTTCAAATTTCTTGTGCACATATCTATAAAAGTAGTTAACAGACCACATATGCCGATCACAAGAAAGGAAAATCCATGAATAACCTTAAATGAATCCAAATCAAGTAATAATAAGTTTTAAAGAAGCATTATATTTAACGAAACTCAGCAACATTAAATATGTATCATCCTAATTATGTGCCTAACCACATTCAATGCTAGAGAGAAATAACAATACATTTTAGAGTAGTGTTGAAAAACCATAATTTACCAATACTTAAGGATGGTAGTATCTAACTTCAACCTACCTACCTCCAATAGTCATTAACCATATCAATTCATCGAGTTTAGCATCTATTATTTTCcacatattatttcaaattgTAATAGATCATAATGGATTCGGCTTTTCTGATGTGATACACGaagttttaaataaaagtaTCTCACTACGGTCTGAGCTGCATCATTAGGGTTTTCGATGTCTATATGCTTGTGATTTAGGCCTCTTTTTTACAACAATAAACCATTACCACAATTCGACTGCTTTGAAGTGAGACACATCATTTTAAATAAAGGTATACAACTAAAATCTGAGCAGCGACATAAAGGATTTTGATTTCTCCGTAAACACAGTTGAGGCCGCATTTAACAACAATTCTCCAAACTATCAAAGATCGCGATCAAAACACGACGtcaaataagttaattttaGGTAAAAGTGGCATTCTAAACTAGTAAATTTTAGGATCCTCAAAGTtgcaaattgaaataaaaagtaCAATTACCAAAATTATGCGAACGAAGCAACAAAATAACACCacatgaaaaaaatcaaataggtAATAGTATTCAAAATTTAATCGGTTACCAAATCAGAAATTGC belongs to Medicago truncatula cultivar Jemalong A17 chromosome 6, MtrunA17r5.0-ANR, whole genome shotgun sequence and includes:
- the LOC120580833 gene encoding ras-related protein Rab7; translated protein: MALRKRTLLKVLVLGDSRVGKTAVINQYVHKKFEKEYKGTIGADFFTKELKIGDQPVTLQIWDTAGRERFQSRGVSFYRGSDCCVLIYDINHMKSFDALKNWHAEFVEKGTPDDSTTPPIILLGNKVDVDGGSSRVVSDEKARAWCASRGNIPYFETSAKMDFNLDAAFLSIAMSVLAKERDDVYSQPFPEPAAPVNIQRVGCASSWCAFLSNALAKILRILSRRRT